DNA sequence from the Candidatus Woesearchaeota archaeon genome:
CCAACGCTTCGGGTACCAACCCATCCGCAACCTCTCCGGCCACGGCATCGGCCACTTCATCGTCCACCAAGCACCCACCATCCCCAACTACCAAGCAACCCACCTCACAACGCCCCTCAAAGAAGGAGACACCATCGCAATAGAACCCTTCGCCACAACAGGCACAGGTCTCGTCGGGAACAAGGGCGCGCCAACCATCTTCTCCCTCACCAAACTTCCGCGAACAAGAAACCCCGCAACCCGCCAAGCCCTCACCTACCTACAAAGCATAGGACCCCTTCCCTTCACGACACGCTGGCTCACCAGACAACTGGGAAAAACCAAGGCCTTCCTTGCCTTGCAAGACCTCCGCCGCCTCGGCTGCCTCAATGAATACCCCCCACTCCACGAAAAAAGCAAAGGCATCGTCGCCCAAGCAGAACACTCCATCATCGTCGCCAAAACCCCCATCGTCATAACAAGAACCAACAACCACACAGCACCCTAACCCCTGAAGAAAACAGGACCCCGCGCAGAGACACTCATTAAGGCAAGCCACCCCGACGCCATTACCTGTCCAACTCACTCCTCGCCAGACGAAAACGTACCCGACGAAAAAAACCTCGTCCTCG
Encoded proteins:
- a CDS encoding type II methionyl aminopeptidase produces the protein MFYTPSPLKHVVAREPRNVAGLSEEALASYLQAGRIAREALLYGATLIKPGALIRDVLDRVEEKIRSLGGEPAFPAQSSRNECAAHFCPDEEDTTSYEAGDCVKLDVGVHVNGYVADNALTIALSEEHDNLVKAAQAALDTAITLATPGTTPAEIGKAIEETIQRFGYQPIRNLSGHGIGHFIVHQAPTIPNYQATHLTTPLKEGDTIAIEPFATTGTGLVGNKGAPTIFSLTKLPRTRNPATRQALTYLQSIGPLPFTTRWLTRQLGKTKAFLALQDLRRLGCLNEYPPLHEKSKGIVAQAEHSIIVAKTPIVITRTNNHTAP